The sequence ATACATCCGTCGTTTTAAATGACGCTTTGGACGATGGCCGCCGTGTTTTATTCGAAGGCGCCCAAGGCGTGATGCTTGATATTGACCAAGGAACGTATCCATTCGTAACGTCTTCCAATCCGATCGCCGGAGGAGTGACGATCGGTTCTGGCGTCGGCCCATCAAAAATCCACCACGTTGTCGGCGTTTCAAAAGCTTACACGACTCGCGTCGGCGATGGCCCGTTTCCGACTGAATTGAATGATGAAATTGGCGACCGTATCCGCAAAGTCGGAAATGAGTATGGAACGACAACAGGGCGCCCACGCCGCGTTGGCTGGTTTGATAGTGTCGTCGTCCGCCACGCTCGCCGAGTGAGCGGCATTACAGATTTATCCCTGAACTCGATTGACGTGCTCACAGGGCTTAAAACGCTAAAAATCTGCACGAGTTACCGCTATAAAGGCGAAGTGCTTGATGAGTTTCCAGCAAGCTTAAATGTTTTGGCAGAATGTGAGCCAATTTATGAAGAGCTTCCAGGCTGGGAAGAAGACATTACAGGCGTAAAAACGTTGCATGAGCTGCCGGAAAATGCCCGTACGTATGTAGAACGGGTTTGCCAGCTGACAGGAATTCCATTGACTGTCTTTTCCGTTGGCCCCGACCGTAGCCAAACGAACATGGTGCGCGGCGTTTTTGCCTAACTGGCAAGGGAAAATGCAGGGAAAGCGCCCCTGTATTTTCCCGCTTATCTTCCATTCAATCACGCTAAAAAAACTTTTTAAAAAGTAGTTGCACACCTAGTTTTTATATGCTATTATAAATCTTGTCGCCAAGGGATTTGGGGACAAGCGGTTTGCTTTTCTGCACCGCCTGCTCGGCTTTTTTAGAGGAGCCATTAGCTCAGTTGGTAGAGCATCTGACTTTTAATCAGAGGGTCGAAGGTTCGAGTCCTTCATGGCTCACCATGTTTACAGTGGCCCGTTGGTCAAGCGGTTAAGACACCGCCCTTTCACGGCGGTAACACGGGTTCGAATCCCGTACGGGTCACTTTTCATATAGATACATATCTTGGTCCGGTAGTTCAGTTGGTTAGAATGCCTGCCTGTCACGCAGGAGGTCGCGGGTTCGAGTCCCGTCCGGACCGCCATTTACATCTTGATAAAAAGTCGAAAGAAGCAAAAATGGCTCGGTAGCTCAGTTGGTAGAGCAACGGACTGAAAATCCGTGTGTCGGCGGTTCGATTCCGTCCCGAGCCACCATTTGCCGGTCTAGCTCAATTGGTAGAGCAACTGACTTGTAATCAGTAGGTTGGGGGTTCAAGTCCTCTGGCCGGCATAGCGAAAGAACTTTATGTGCGAATGCATATAAGGTTCTTTTTTTGCATTCTTCTTGACTTGCACGTTTGTGGTAAACTAAGAGATAGGGCAAAACAATTGCCCGGGAAAGAATGTTGTTATTTCTAAATGAAGGATCTTAGAACGACGACCAATCTAGGAGGATGAGGATGGACAAACATATTCTCGTGGTAGATGATGAAAAGTCGATTGCTGATATATTAAAATTTAACTTGGAGAAGGAAGGCTTTGATGTTACTTGTGCTTATGATGGGAATGAAGCATTAGAGCGCGTCAAGGAACGGAAGCCTGATTTAATGCTCCTTGATATTATGCTCCCTTATAAAGATGGCATGGAAGTTTGCCGTGAAGTAAGGAAGCAATACGATTTGCCAATTATCATGTTAACGGCAAAAGACTCGGAAATTGATAAAGTGCTTGGCCTTGAGCTTGGCGCTGATGACTATGTTATCAAGCCGTTTAGCACGCGGGAACTGTTGGCACGTGTAAAGGCAAACTTGCGGCGCCAACAAGTCGCTTCTGACGATGCGCCAACAACGCAAAAAGAAATTACAATTGGCGAGCTATCGATTCTTCCTGAAGCGTATCAAGTAAAAAAACGGGGCGAGCCAGTTGATTTAACGCACCGGGAGTTTGAGTTAATCCATTATCTTGGCAAGCATTTAGGCCAAGTAATGACGCGGGAGCATTTGCTGCAAGCGGTGTGGGGCTATGATTATTTTGGCGATGTGCGCACAGTAGACGTAACAGTGCGGCGCTTGCGTGAAAAAGTGGAAGACAACCCAAGCTATCCAAACTGGATTATGACGAGAAGGGGAGTCGGCTACTTCTTGTCGGCGCCAGAGGGCGAGCAACGGTAAAT is a genomic window of Shouchella clausii containing:
- a CDS encoding adenylosuccinate synthase produces the protein MSSVVVVGTQWGDEGKGKITDYLSEKAEVVARYQGGNNAGHTIVFDGKKYKLHLIPSGIFYKDKICVIGNGMVIDPKALVEELAYLHDHGVDTSNLRISNRAHVILPYHIKLDIVEEDRKGANKIGTTRKGIGPAYMDKAARIGIRIADLLEKDTFAAKVAAVLEEKNRLFEKYYETDGFSAEEIVEEYFRYGEQIAKYVADTSVVLNDALDDGRRVLFEGAQGVMLDIDQGTYPFVTSSNPIAGGVTIGSGVGPSKIHHVVGVSKAYTTRVGDGPFPTELNDEIGDRIRKVGNEYGTTTGRPRRVGWFDSVVVRHARRVSGITDLSLNSIDVLTGLKTLKICTSYRYKGEVLDEFPASLNVLAECEPIYEELPGWEEDITGVKTLHELPENARTYVERVCQLTGIPLTVFSVGPDRSQTNMVRGVFA
- the yycF gene encoding response regulator YycF, coding for MDKHILVVDDEKSIADILKFNLEKEGFDVTCAYDGNEALERVKERKPDLMLLDIMLPYKDGMEVCREVRKQYDLPIIMLTAKDSEIDKVLGLELGADDYVIKPFSTRELLARVKANLRRQQVASDDAPTTQKEITIGELSILPEAYQVKKRGEPVDLTHREFELIHYLGKHLGQVMTREHLLQAVWGYDYFGDVRTVDVTVRRLREKVEDNPSYPNWIMTRRGVGYFLSAPEGEQR